A DNA window from Halobacterium sp. DL1 contains the following coding sequences:
- a CDS encoding sigma-70 like region 4 HTH domain-containing protein, producing the protein MYEVCGEKELKVILALDPGDSISGVARKIDENRETIRRVVNRLEEAGYVVYDDGLQLVDQTIRDAGLEFLTAATDISPPSISEAYVLPQFAGMEYAFTAIDAVYVWTRGGYQVARDPEDYPLFIAVHKSELDAWTEFFDRFGIPTSEERQPTKDLDGTIQIVLEPRSQIDAQMVDGRSVIPLQETVAFANEYYATFESALDMLGRMYDDVDTDASYRMEPA; encoded by the coding sequence ATGTACGAAGTGTGCGGTGAGAAGGAACTCAAGGTCATTCTCGCGCTTGACCCAGGGGATTCCATCTCCGGCGTCGCGCGGAAGATCGACGAGAACCGGGAAACGATTCGGCGCGTCGTAAATCGCCTCGAAGAGGCGGGATACGTCGTGTACGATGATGGCCTCCAGCTCGTCGACCAGACAATCCGAGACGCCGGTCTCGAGTTCCTGACGGCGGCAACAGACATCTCGCCGCCGTCGATCTCGGAGGCGTACGTCCTCCCGCAGTTCGCGGGTATGGAGTATGCATTCACTGCCATTGATGCGGTCTACGTCTGGACCCGCGGTGGCTACCAGGTCGCTCGCGACCCAGAGGACTATCCGCTGTTCATCGCCGTCCACAAATCCGAACTCGACGCCTGGACGGAGTTCTTCGATCGGTTCGGAATCCCGACTTCGGAAGAGCGCCAGCCCACAAAAGATCTCGACGGAACCATCCAGATCGTTCTGGAGCCACGGTCACAAATCGATGCCCAGATGGTCGACGGACGGTCCGTCATCCCACTCCAAGAAACCGTGGCGTTCGCAAATGAGTACTACGCAACCTTCGAGTCGGCACTCGATATGCTTGGACGGATGTACGACGACGTCGACACCGACGCGAGCTACCGCATGGAGCCAGCCTGA